The proteins below come from a single Parageobacillus thermoglucosidasius genomic window:
- a CDS encoding PTS sugar transporter subunit IIB, with product MKKKQVLVACGAGIATSTIVNRAIEDLCTENNIECDIVQIKITEVGSYVDTADLLVTTTIVQNEYPFPVINARAFLTGIGLEEVKKEILEYLKN from the coding sequence ATGAAGAAAAAACAAGTATTGGTAGCATGCGGAGCAGGAATTGCAACATCGACAATTGTGAATAGAGCGATAGAAGATCTTTGCACGGAAAACAATATTGAATGTGACATTGTTCAAATTAAGATTACTGAAGTAGGTTCGTATGTCGATACAGCTGATCTGTTAGTTACTACAACTATTGTTCAAAATGAATACCCGTTCCCTGTAATCAATGCGCGAGCGTTTTTAACGGGAATAGGATTAGAAGAAGTAAAAAAAGAAATTTTGGAATATTTGAAAAATTAA
- a CDS encoding BglG family transcription antiterminator, protein MILDGRSIHLLREVIKNPNISSKELEKKYQLSRRQIGYSFEKINIWLRSKNMNEIERTNSGYFLVDKTLKSKLHLELNLDEEFGYENLNELSKMQRVNIILLMLLSKTEELSLVHFTSELKVSKNTVIDDLKQAKKLADGFNLELRYSRKYGYLIEGKEFNIRKLLISTIYKISKMDRGIERVRQIAQLSNEEIAEFRNRIEKVEKSLNLKFTDEKIEVMPYILLLILRRISQGMKMDSPCINYEGISDTKEYLATEEILRNFKDVPEEERLFITLHLLTTNVHWSEGLTEETIPDLIQALDEMLILFEKNTCIFLKDRDQLLQKLLLHMKPAYYRIKYNLTEVNEMYEIVKIVNHNFKELHHLVKKSIQTLVDLIGCDIPESEIVYLTMLIGGWLTRQGENISKRMKAVVVCPKGVSISRLMFSTLRELFPEFIFLDSLSIREFQEYPMDYDIVFAPVFLETPKKFFLVNSFLGYEEKKRLRKQVMHELYGYVPNELNVDGILEIIEKHCVIKDRKNLSKQLLEYISQDRSPELNYGFSTKNPDLYELITPSTITLRHSVSTWEEAIKIASRPLLKRNSITQHYIEAMIQRCHSDPYIVIGPKTAIPHAAPDEGVNELSMSLLRLRKGVTFATDYSIQLVIVIAALDKDRHLRALMQLMKLARNDHDRQQMINAKSVYEIHEIIKKYAADP, encoded by the coding sequence ATGATACTGGATGGAAGAAGCATCCATCTATTGAGAGAGGTGATTAAGAATCCGAATATTAGCAGCAAAGAATTGGAAAAGAAATACCAGTTAAGCCGCAGGCAGATTGGGTATAGTTTTGAGAAAATAAATATATGGCTAAGAAGCAAAAATATGAATGAAATTGAAAGGACGAACAGCGGCTATTTTCTGGTCGATAAAACCTTAAAGTCGAAACTTCATCTAGAACTTAATCTGGATGAAGAATTTGGTTATGAGAATTTGAACGAATTATCCAAAATGCAACGAGTAAATATAATTTTGCTTATGTTATTAAGCAAAACGGAAGAACTTTCATTAGTTCATTTTACTAGTGAATTAAAAGTAAGCAAAAATACGGTGATCGATGACTTAAAACAAGCAAAGAAGCTTGCTGACGGCTTTAATCTTGAGCTTCGTTACTCGCGAAAATACGGCTATCTAATAGAAGGGAAAGAGTTCAACATTCGAAAATTATTGATATCCACAATATACAAGATTTCAAAAATGGATCGTGGCATCGAAAGAGTAAGACAAATTGCCCAGTTATCTAATGAAGAAATAGCAGAATTTAGAAATAGAATTGAAAAGGTGGAAAAATCGTTAAACTTAAAATTTACGGATGAGAAAATCGAGGTAATGCCTTATATTTTACTCCTTATCTTAAGAAGAATTAGTCAAGGAATGAAAATGGATTCGCCTTGTATAAATTATGAAGGAATTTCAGACACCAAAGAATACTTGGCAACAGAAGAAATTCTCCGTAATTTCAAAGATGTTCCAGAAGAGGAACGTCTCTTTATCACACTTCATTTACTCACAACCAATGTGCATTGGTCAGAAGGATTAACAGAGGAGACCATTCCTGATTTAATACAAGCATTGGATGAGATGCTGATACTATTTGAAAAAAATACATGCATTTTTTTGAAAGATAGGGATCAGTTGCTTCAAAAGTTACTTCTTCATATGAAGCCAGCATATTACCGAATAAAGTATAACTTAACAGAAGTGAATGAGATGTACGAAATTGTTAAAATTGTTAACCATAATTTTAAAGAGCTTCATCATTTAGTGAAAAAGTCTATTCAAACGTTAGTTGATTTAATTGGATGTGACATTCCAGAAAGTGAAATTGTTTATTTAACGATGTTAATTGGGGGATGGCTTACACGACAAGGAGAAAATATAAGCAAAAGAATGAAAGCAGTTGTCGTCTGCCCTAAAGGTGTCTCCATTTCTCGATTGATGTTCAGCACATTAAGGGAATTGTTTCCGGAATTTATATTTCTAGACTCATTATCAATCAGGGAATTCCAAGAATATCCAATGGACTACGATATTGTATTTGCACCGGTGTTTTTAGAAACACCAAAAAAATTTTTTCTAGTTAACTCCTTTCTCGGATACGAAGAGAAAAAAAGACTACGCAAACAAGTCATGCACGAATTATACGGATATGTGCCAAATGAATTAAATGTAGATGGGATATTGGAAATTATCGAAAAACATTGTGTGATTAAGGATAGAAAAAATTTATCAAAACAGTTACTAGAATATATTAGTCAAGACCGTTCGCCAGAGTTAAATTATGGATTTAGTACGAAAAACCCGGATTTATATGAATTAATAACGCCTTCAACGATTACTTTGCGACATTCTGTTAGTACTTGGGAGGAAGCAATTAAGATTGCCTCACGACCTTTGCTAAAAAGGAACAGTATTACACAGCATTATATAGAAGCTATGATTCAGCGCTGTCATTCTGATCCATATATTGTCATTGGCCCGAAGACAGCTATTCCTCATGCCGCACCAGATGAAGGGGTTAATGAACTTTCTATGAGTTTACTTCGGTTAAGGAAGGGTGTAACGTTTGCAACTGACTATTCCATTCAGCTGGTGATTGTTATCGCAGCATTGGATAAAGACCGCCATCTTCGGGCGCTAATGCAGCTAATGAAACTAGCGAGAAACGATCACGACCGCCAACAAATGATAAATGCAAAATCTGTTTATGAGATACACGAAATCATCAAAAAATATGCAGCCGATCCATAA
- a CDS encoding response regulator transcription factor, with translation MFNILLVEDQALVRQGLKMMIEQDPQLKVVAEAENGLEALHEMEQHIIDLVIMDIRMPVMNGLEATRKIKERWPDVKILILTTFNDDEYAVQALKDGANGFLLKTAEQQKLIQAIYSCMKGGMTIHEDVAAKMVPKLLQKSKQVRVDIPLSPRELMIAKLVGEGKTNKEIAAELHLSIGTVKNHITQILQKLQLRDRTQLAIYAIKHDITP, from the coding sequence GTGTTTAACATTTTGCTTGTTGAAGATCAGGCGCTTGTCAGACAAGGGTTAAAAATGATGATTGAACAAGATCCGCAACTAAAAGTCGTCGCAGAAGCAGAGAACGGATTAGAAGCATTGCACGAAATGGAACAACATATTATCGATCTCGTTATTATGGACATCCGCATGCCTGTGATGAACGGCTTGGAAGCAACAAGAAAAATAAAAGAGCGGTGGCCGGATGTCAAAATTTTAATTTTAACGACGTTCAATGATGATGAATATGCTGTGCAGGCATTGAAAGATGGGGCCAATGGCTTTTTATTGAAAACGGCTGAACAACAAAAACTGATTCAAGCGATATATAGCTGTATGAAAGGTGGAATGACCATCCATGAAGACGTCGCGGCAAAAATGGTGCCAAAACTATTGCAAAAATCGAAACAAGTCCGCGTTGACATCCCTTTATCCCCCCGAGAACTCATGATTGCAAAATTAGTAGGAGAAGGAAAAACGAACAAAGAAATTGCGGCAGAGCTTCATTTATCCATCGGAACGGTAAAAAACCATATAACGCAAATCCTCCAAAAACTTCAGCTGCGCGATCGCACCCAGCTTGCTATTTATGCCATTAAACATGATATAACCCCGTAA
- a CDS encoding PTS galactitol transporter subunit IIC, with translation MREFVDALKAFLDLGATVILPVVIFLLGLLFGQKPGKAFRAGLTIGVAFVGIFLVVDLLVSNLGPAAQGMVERFGIKLNVIDVGWPAAASISWASPIAAFIIPLGLLVNVLMLITKTTKTMNVDIWNFWHYTFMGAIVYALTDSVIQALIAALLFQIVCLKIADWTAPMLENYFGLPGISVATGSTVSYAVLGIPMVKLMQKIPGVKKLNADPETIQRKFGIFGEPIFMGLILGLALGLLAGYSVGDTIKIGMSMAAVMVLMPRMVKILMEGLMPISKSARELLQKKFGAQNIYIGLDAAVAIGHPAVISTALILVPITVALAVILPGNNVLPFGDLATIPFIVAFIVGASRGNIVHSVIVGTVMIALSLYMATDLAALHTQMAIDAKFHMPEGASKISSIDQGGNLINYIIYKFFALIN, from the coding sequence ATGAGGGAATTTGTTGATGCGTTGAAGGCGTTTTTAGATTTGGGCGCAACGGTTATCTTGCCAGTTGTTATTTTCCTGCTTGGTTTGCTATTTGGCCAAAAACCTGGAAAAGCTTTTAGAGCGGGTCTAACGATAGGAGTGGCATTTGTTGGGATTTTCTTAGTAGTCGATTTACTCGTGAGCAATTTAGGTCCAGCTGCCCAAGGAATGGTTGAAAGATTTGGAATTAAGTTGAATGTTATCGATGTCGGCTGGCCAGCAGCAGCTTCTATTTCATGGGCTTCTCCAATCGCAGCATTTATTATACCGCTTGGATTGTTAGTAAATGTTTTAATGCTGATCACCAAAACAACGAAAACAATGAACGTGGATATTTGGAACTTTTGGCATTATACGTTTATGGGAGCTATTGTATATGCTTTAACAGACAGCGTAATCCAAGCGCTCATCGCTGCACTTTTATTCCAAATTGTATGTTTAAAAATTGCTGATTGGACAGCACCAATGTTGGAAAATTACTTTGGGTTGCCTGGTATTTCTGTTGCTACTGGGAGTACAGTCTCTTATGCAGTATTGGGAATTCCGATGGTGAAATTAATGCAAAAAATTCCTGGTGTTAAAAAATTGAATGCAGATCCTGAAACAATACAAAGAAAATTCGGAATATTTGGAGAACCGATTTTCATGGGGCTCATTCTTGGTTTAGCTTTAGGTTTACTTGCCGGTTATTCTGTTGGCGATACGATTAAAATTGGCATGTCAATGGCAGCAGTTATGGTTCTTATGCCTAGAATGGTGAAAATCTTAATGGAAGGTCTCATGCCTATTTCAAAATCAGCACGTGAATTACTTCAAAAGAAATTTGGTGCACAAAATATTTACATTGGGCTAGATGCCGCTGTCGCGATTGGTCATCCGGCAGTCATTTCAACCGCGTTAATTCTTGTTCCGATAACAGTGGCATTAGCTGTAATCTTGCCGGGCAATAATGTTCTTCCTTTCGGTGACTTAGCAACGATTCCTTTTATTGTCGCATTTATCGTTGGTGCTTCGCGTGGGAATATTGTTCATTCCGTGATTGTCGGTACTGTTATGATTGCTTTATCACTTTACATGGCGACAGATCTTGCAGCACTTCATACACAAATGGCTATTGATGCTAAATTCCATATGCCTGAAGGTGCAAGCAAAATATCTAGTATCGACCAAGGCGGTAATTTAATTAACTATATAATTTATAAATTCTTCGCCCTAATAAACTAA
- a CDS encoding IS200/IS605 family accessory protein TnpB-related protein, producing the protein MYDWLLQENVGAVVIENIQLRQRHDTDKRFNRFTHNFKKKKLTDTIIRRGMRLGFRIKKVNPAYTSVIGRFKYMKTYGLSVHESAALVIGRRGLGYQERLPKELIDAIKTKVKRHLIAVLGSMEESYKQSKSGKKQRQYIAIMLRKIENFKQEHEWSLWNILHKCCWLNQYQIQLKGV; encoded by the coding sequence GTGTATGACTGGCTGCTTCAAGAAAATGTGGGCGCAGTGGTCATCGAAAACATTCAACTAAGACAGCGGCACGATACGGACAAACGATTCAATCGTTTCACCCACAATTTCAAAAAGAAAAAACTGACTGACACCATCATTCGTCGGGGGATGCGGCTTGGGTTTCGCATCAAAAAAGTGAATCCGGCGTATACCAGCGTCATCGGACGTTTCAAATACATGAAAACATACGGTTTATCCGTCCATGAAAGTGCCGCGTTGGTGATTGGCAGACGGGGATTAGGGTATCAGGAACGATTGCCAAAAGAACTCATAGATGCCATCAAAACGAAAGTGAAACGCCATTTGATTGCCGTGTTAGGGTCGATGGAAGAATCCTACAAGCAATCGAAAAGCGGCAAGAAACAACGCCAATATATCGCGATAATGTTACGCAAAATCGAGAATTTCAAACAAGAGCATGAATGGTCATTATGGAACATATTGCACAAATGTTGTTGGCTGAACCAGTACCAAATTCAACTGAAGGGGGTGTAG
- a CDS encoding ABC transporter ATP-binding protein produces MILEAVELTKQFKQMKAVNGVNLFLEKGEIVGLLGPNGAGKSTTISMISTLIPPTSGDVRFNNESVLKNPTKLRKVLGVVPQEIALYTDLSAKENLYFFGRMYRLSGSGLRKKVDEILELIGLTERQNDLVKHFSGGMKRRLNIGVALLHEPEFIIMDEPTVGIDPQSRNYILETVKRLNQEKQMTVLYTSHYMEEVEFLCDRIYIMDKGSIIASGTKEEIKNILSSENTVQIKVERVHEPFIDALHAEPIINRVTVQDRLITILTPKEVNVFNMLFKLAEKTNTVLTSVEIQTPTLEDVFLHLTGRALRD; encoded by the coding sequence ATGATATTAGAAGCAGTCGAATTAACGAAACAGTTTAAACAAATGAAAGCGGTGAACGGCGTTAATTTATTTTTAGAAAAAGGAGAAATTGTAGGATTATTAGGTCCAAACGGAGCTGGTAAATCCACAACGATTTCCATGATTTCCACTTTAATTCCGCCAACAAGCGGAGATGTCCGCTTTAACAACGAGAGCGTCCTTAAAAACCCAACGAAATTAAGAAAGGTATTGGGAGTGGTCCCGCAGGAAATCGCTTTATACACCGATTTGTCCGCAAAAGAAAATTTATATTTTTTTGGAAGAATGTATCGCTTATCCGGATCGGGCTTGCGAAAGAAAGTCGATGAAATATTGGAACTAATCGGTTTAACTGAACGGCAAAACGATTTAGTGAAACATTTTTCTGGCGGAATGAAAAGAAGATTGAATATAGGAGTCGCGCTGTTGCATGAACCGGAATTTATTATTATGGACGAACCGACCGTCGGCATTGACCCTCAGTCAAGAAATTATATTTTGGAAACGGTCAAACGATTAAATCAAGAGAAACAAATGACCGTTTTATATACGAGCCATTACATGGAAGAAGTCGAATTTTTATGTGACCGTATTTACATTATGGATAAAGGCAGCATTATCGCATCGGGAACGAAAGAAGAAATCAAAAATATTTTATCATCGGAAAACACCGTGCAAATAAAAGTAGAAAGAGTTCACGAGCCATTTATTGACGCATTGCACGCAGAGCCAATCATTAACCGCGTAACCGTCCAAGACCGATTGATTACCATTTTAACTCCTAAAGAAGTAAATGTCTTCAATATGTTATTTAAGTTGGCAGAAAAGACGAACACCGTTTTAACTTCGGTGGAAATCCAAACCCCGACATTGGAAGATGTGTTTTTGCATCTGACCGGACGGGCATTGCGGGATTAA
- a CDS encoding sensor histidine kinase — protein sequence MKLFIIRSLMFSVLWTGYLYEHIQHANQPALLWLISSLAILSYFLLSIVKEPFVLYIIIYFFIMAAEFRYPLPENMYSLLLFFYIYLEAIFQLPSKKFRLLTIMTFLCSAVIVIGLKSEKMEWLIAFLLFSAISVLLNEYVLERKEQRDIYEQLLGEYRRLKRSHYEAERSARLEERTRIAREIHDSVGHKLTALLMQLEILSIKESKQEYEQLKRLVRDSLEETRQAVKALKTEENEGIASVLQLIRKLESESHIMVHFTTKQGVLSTKISNQLNVVLYRVIQEALTNAMRHAHSREVFVVLGKSAVGDIYFSIQNRIFEPKPFQMGFGLTSMKERVEEAGGTLRVFQTNDEFIVQGTIPVKGDHRV from the coding sequence GTGAAATTATTTATCATTCGCTCGCTTATGTTTTCCGTTTTATGGACAGGGTACTTATATGAACATATCCAACATGCAAATCAGCCTGCTCTTCTATGGCTTATTAGCTCCCTTGCCATTTTAAGTTATTTTTTACTTTCTATTGTGAAAGAGCCGTTTGTTTTATATATCATCATCTATTTTTTTATTATGGCAGCTGAATTCCGGTACCCGCTTCCCGAAAATATGTATAGCCTTTTGTTATTTTTTTATATTTATTTAGAGGCAATTTTTCAACTGCCAAGCAAAAAATTCCGCCTATTGACCATTATGACGTTTCTATGTTCAGCAGTGATCGTTATTGGCTTAAAAAGCGAGAAAATGGAATGGCTCATCGCTTTCCTTCTTTTTTCGGCCATCTCTGTTTTGTTAAACGAATACGTGCTGGAAAGAAAAGAACAGCGGGACATTTATGAACAGCTATTAGGGGAATACCGACGTTTAAAACGTTCACATTATGAGGCAGAACGGTCTGCAAGACTGGAAGAGAGGACAAGAATTGCCCGTGAAATCCACGATTCCGTTGGACATAAATTAACAGCCCTTCTTATGCAACTTGAAATATTGTCCATCAAAGAATCGAAACAAGAATACGAACAATTAAAACGTTTAGTGCGCGACAGTTTAGAGGAAACGAGGCAAGCCGTAAAAGCGTTAAAAACAGAAGAAAATGAAGGGATCGCCTCTGTGCTTCAATTGATTCGAAAATTAGAATCGGAAAGCCATATTATGGTTCACTTTACGACGAAACAAGGGGTGCTGTCTACCAAGATTTCCAATCAGCTTAATGTTGTGTTATACCGCGTCATTCAAGAAGCATTGACAAATGCAATGAGGCACGCCCATTCAAGAGAAGTTTTTGTTGTATTAGGAAAATCAGCTGTGGGCGATATTTATTTTTCTATCCAAAACCGCATTTTTGAACCGAAACCTTTTCAAATGGGATTTGGTTTAACGAGCATGAAAGAACGCGTGGAGGAAGCCGGAGGAACTTTGCGCGTTTTCCAAACGAATGATGAATTTATTGTTCAAGGAACGATTCCAGTAAAGGGGGATCATCGTGTTTAA
- a CDS encoding ABC transporter permease: protein MIGQLIKKQFLLFMRNRHELLVLLGMPLLLITILGLALGNIMKSDAPSIHAKIALVERGNEQADLQKFVHGLENQDIPPEQKQMMADAAKQMLPVTALKNSISGSKELKPYITLVTAKPSELEKIRKDTSYTAIIEIPRQFTYSVLQNAFFGQTQQPALFFYTNEKKEISSKIVEEIVTLFQEHYSTFSALGKSGLLNGSFRMPAVHVESKVETVTKREPINAITYYMVGMSVMFVLYIASNIGSYAFCEKQLHVFNRILLANVSKWSYMIGIFISSVLLAFFQLVFLYGITSLIYHIRWPHVTAFFAVTLALCFAVGGLSVLLTSLNYRLNSEHMSNFFATIVVTLFSLLGGSFFPSNQLSGWIHTLGNLTPNGSGMTAYLKILQGYDLPDVAGSILYLCLFGTAMAIAAVFIFPKKGELS, encoded by the coding sequence ATGATTGGGCAACTAATAAAGAAGCAGTTCTTGTTGTTTATGCGAAACCGCCATGAATTGCTTGTTCTTCTTGGAATGCCGTTACTTTTAATTACGATACTAGGGTTGGCGCTCGGAAACATTATGAAGAGTGACGCTCCTAGCATTCATGCAAAAATCGCCCTCGTGGAGAGAGGAAACGAGCAAGCGGATTTGCAAAAATTTGTTCATGGTTTAGAAAATCAAGACATACCGCCTGAACAGAAGCAAATGATGGCGGACGCGGCAAAACAAATGCTTCCCGTTACCGCATTAAAAAACAGCATCTCAGGTTCTAAAGAATTAAAACCATATATCACGCTAGTGACGGCAAAGCCATCCGAGCTTGAAAAAATCCGGAAAGATACAAGTTACACAGCGATTATCGAAATTCCCCGGCAATTTACGTATTCGGTTCTGCAAAACGCCTTTTTTGGACAAACGCAACAACCAGCGCTTTTCTTCTATACGAACGAAAAAAAGGAGATCTCATCGAAAATCGTCGAAGAGATCGTCACATTGTTCCAAGAGCACTACTCCACTTTTTCTGCTCTTGGAAAATCAGGATTGCTAAACGGTTCATTTCGCATGCCTGCCGTCCATGTCGAAAGCAAAGTCGAAACGGTCACAAAGAGAGAACCCATTAATGCGATTACTTATTATATGGTGGGAATGAGCGTCATGTTTGTCTTATATATTGCATCAAATATCGGTTCTTATGCGTTTTGCGAAAAGCAACTTCATGTTTTTAACCGAATATTGCTCGCTAATGTATCGAAATGGTCTTACATGATCGGAATTTTTATCTCATCCGTGCTTCTGGCGTTTTTCCAGCTCGTTTTTTTGTATGGGATTACTTCGCTCATTTATCACATTAGATGGCCTCATGTTACTGCTTTTTTTGCCGTCACTCTTGCCCTTTGTTTCGCCGTCGGGGGGCTGTCCGTTTTATTGACATCATTAAATTACCGCTTGAATTCAGAGCATATGTCAAACTTTTTCGCAACTATCGTTGTTACTCTTTTTTCACTTCTCGGAGGAAGTTTTTTCCCTTCTAACCAACTGTCCGGCTGGATTCATACACTTGGAAACCTTACCCCTAACGGTTCAGGCATGACGGCATATTTAAAAATACTACAAGGATATGATTTGCCAGATGTCGCCGGTTCCATTTTGTATTTATGCTTATTTGGCACGGCGATGGCAATAGCAGCCGTTTTCATCTTCCCAAAAAAGGGGGAATTATCATGA
- a CDS encoding PTS sugar transporter subunit IIA — protein MCEIYFDESLILKDVNVDNQEELLKIMAINLFEKGLVKESFIEAVIEREKNSATGLPTNGVSVAIPHTDAEHVNKNAISVAILKEPVKFGVMGERSAETPVQIVFMLAINKKDSHLVLLQKLMGIFQNEEELQFLMSEENRTNIKNRLVNHLQIL, from the coding sequence GTGTGTGAAATATATTTTGATGAGTCATTAATTTTGAAAGATGTAAATGTGGATAATCAAGAAGAATTATTAAAGATCATGGCCATAAATCTGTTTGAAAAAGGATTAGTAAAAGAAAGCTTTATTGAAGCTGTGATTGAGAGAGAAAAAAACTCTGCTACTGGTCTTCCTACCAATGGCGTTTCCGTCGCTATTCCTCATACAGATGCAGAACATGTAAATAAAAATGCGATAAGTGTGGCGATATTAAAGGAGCCGGTGAAATTTGGGGTTATGGGAGAAAGAAGTGCAGAAACTCCTGTTCAAATAGTATTTATGCTTGCAATAAATAAGAAAGATTCTCATCTCGTTCTTCTTCAAAAACTAATGGGAATATTTCAAAATGAAGAGGAATTGCAGTTTCTAATGTCAGAAGAAAACAGGACAAATATAAAAAATCGCTTAGTTAATCATTTGCAAATACTATAG